One genomic window of Ottowia oryzae includes the following:
- a CDS encoding 2-hydroxychromene-2-carboxylate isomerase, whose protein sequence is MSHIPPVDSDRQVEFFFDVGSPASYLAWTQLESIQRDTGASVVYQPMLLGGVFQATGNASPAAVPAKGDYTFRDLERYARRYNVPLQRNPHFPINTLPLMRAITGMQMHHPDRFLPFTHTVFEALWVHALNFNDPAIAGATLAKAGYSPELIQGLIEDPQVKARLKSVTDVAVERGVFGAPTIFVGGEIFWGQDRLDWVRDALTSS, encoded by the coding sequence ATGAGCCACATCCCCCCCGTCGACAGCGACCGCCAGGTGGAATTCTTCTTTGACGTGGGCAGCCCCGCGTCGTACCTGGCCTGGACGCAGCTGGAATCCATCCAGCGCGACACCGGCGCCAGCGTCGTCTACCAGCCCATGCTGCTGGGCGGCGTGTTTCAGGCCACGGGTAATGCGTCGCCTGCCGCCGTGCCCGCCAAGGGCGACTACACCTTCCGCGATCTGGAGCGTTACGCGCGCCGCTACAACGTGCCGCTGCAGCGCAACCCGCATTTCCCGATCAACACGCTGCCGCTGATGCGCGCCATCACCGGCATGCAGATGCATCACCCCGACCGCTTTCTGCCCTTCACGCACACCGTGTTCGAGGCGCTTTGGGTGCATGCGCTGAACTTCAATGACCCGGCCATCGCCGGCGCCACGCTGGCCAAGGCCGGGTATTCGCCCGAGCTGATCCAGGGCCTGATCGAAGACCCGCAGGTCAAGGCCCGGCTGAAATCGGTCACCGATGTGGCGGTGGAGCGCGGCGTGTTCGGCGCGCCCACCATCTTCGTCGGCGGCGAGATCTTCTGGGGGCAAGACCGGCTGGATTGGGTGCGCGACGCGCTCACCTCGTCCTGA